A genomic window from Astatotilapia calliptera chromosome 12, fAstCal1.2, whole genome shotgun sequence includes:
- the f2r gene encoding proteinase-activated receptor 1, giving the protein MHHLLICLFVFSVQSSALPSGNGSTPFLRTFSGHFVMVGDDAADYLDLSLLDDEGSGSTESRKVHPPHPHHPRKHYYVSEETKAFLEGGLATRFIPAVYIFVFIISVPLNLLATVMFVRQIRPKKPAVIYMLNLACADLLFGLLLPFKIAYHYHGNNWIYGSFMCRAVTAAFHCNMYCSVLLVMCISIDRFLAVVYPMNSLMWRSPQTASAVCAAMWLLSLGGVCPLLISEQTLHVSSLGITTCHDVQDVGKLQSYYLYFFPIYSSVFFFIPFIFTVVCYVRIIQALAEANVENRSKKTRAVVMAVVVLLVFVVCFTPTNIILMVHYVQLAHKASNSSYQAYLLSMCIGSFSCCLDPVLYYFGSSQCQKQVVTLLRCRRPGQGGIGSHTSSTRTSKLTESSRSCKMESVQTEMGSHYSRLMA; this is encoded by the exons ATGCATCACCTCTTAATTTgcttgtttgtattttctgttcaaAGCTCTGCGCTCCCATCTGGAAATG GCTCCACTCCCTTTTTGCGGACTTTTTCTGGCCACTTTGTAATGGTTGGAGATGATGCAGCAGACTACCTAGACCTGTCACTCTTAGATGATGAAGGCTCAGGATCGACGGAGTCCAGAAAAGTACACCCCCCTCACCCCCATCATCCCCGGAAGCACTATTATGTCTCGGAGGAGACCAAAGCATTTCTCGAGGGTGGCTTGGCCACACGTTTCATCCCCGCCGTTTACATCTTCGTCTTCATCATCAGCGTGCCCCTTAACCTTCTTGCCACGGTGATGTTTGTGCGCCAAATCCGTCCCAAGAAGCCGGCGGTGATCTACATGCTCAACCTGGCCTGTGCTGACCTGCTGTTCGGGCTGCTCCTTCCCTTTAAGATCGCCTACCATTATCACGGCAACAACTGGATCTACGGATCCTTCATGTGCAGAGCCGTCACTGCTGCCTTCCACTGTAACATGTACTGCTCCGTCCTGCTTGTGATGTGCATCAGCATTGACCGTTTCCTGGCTGTGGTTTACCCCATGAACTCGCTCATGTGGCGCAGCCCTCAGACGGCTTCAGCTGTGTGCGCGGCTATGTGGCTCTTATCCCTGGGAGGAGTGTGCCCCCTGCTGATCTCAGAACAGACCTTACATGTATCGTCGCTGGGCATCACCACATGTCATGATGTGCAGGACGTAGGAAAACTACAGTCTTACTATCTTTACTTCTTCCCCATCTACTCCTCTGTGTTCTTCTTCATCCCTTTCATATTCACAGTTGTCTGCTACGTACGCATCATTCAGGCTCTGGCTGAAGCCAACGTGGAGAACCGCTCCAAGAAGACTCGCGCTGTGGTGATGGCTGTGGTTGTCCTGCTGGTGTTTGTGGTCTGTTTCACCCCCACCAACATCATCCTCATGGTTCACTACGTTCAACTGGCGCACAAGGCTAGCAACAGTTCTTACCAGGCATACCTGCTCTCCATGTGCATAGGAAGCTTCAGCTGCTGTCTGGATCCGGTCCTCTATTACTTCGGGTCCTCTCAGTGCCAGAAGCAGGTGGTGACTCTGCTCAGATGCAGGCGACCGGGACAGGGAGGGATCGGCTCACACACAAGCAGCACAAGAACCAGCAAGTTGACAGAGAGCAGCAGATCGTGCAAAATGGAGAGCGTTCAGACTGAAATGGGGAGCCATTACAGCAGGCTGATGGCTTAA